One genomic segment of Helicobacter enhydrae includes these proteins:
- a CDS encoding AAA domain-containing protein yields the protein MMDIEKFLVLIKNEDKTTEIKSINLIDDKFEVCFLNSPKSYYYKESSIVFLANPKTLDRENFDFFNVKKILRFDNYCKVFFFDGEIRLICYKDMPVKKDNANSSYFEYLQEIAGIVGIKPEKPDEPSNTDDQKPTMLQDFYSKIKDMSKKCAFYPYLNRLPIQSREIALTLSPFGLNISQFFAIQNAMKSQISVIEGPPGTGKTQSILNIIANILYEGKNVAVLSNNNSATRNVFEKLEQEGLEYLCANLGKKENVESFIEMQDKSTPYILNDIQRLGKAQRDKEHQKLQDLNIKVQEIFHLQEHIALQKNLLYELELEFKYFKNQMPLPPLYVTKLQKHSKKLLLSKIALQECKYRFLRFLLVCKLCFIGRIGNWAFYKQSPEEITRAFEYAYYKQKIREIEEDLSRNADKLKKLQKQDILKKLTSISKTLLFSYLKNNYQKPPSFDEKQIYSKPQEFCKNYPIIFSTTHSIRRCFDFREFLLDYIIVDESSQVDLVTGSLALLCAKNIVVVGDSKQLPNVITSQDCDKIKAIEKNYTLPQNFHYLSHSFLSSIIASFTNLPKTLLKEHYRCHPKIINFCNKRFYGNELVILSDEREDEPALEVIYTERGNHARGMHNQREADVVCNEVLPKLKYPPNDIGIIAPYREQVACINECIKKYASLEIQVDTVHSYQGREKEVIILTTTANENNPFIDDPKLLNVAITRAKKRFILITSKTFTQTQSNVSDFVRYITYHKGEIKTSNIKSIFDLLYKANAKAREDYLKGRKRISAFDSENLVYIVIQRVLENHYKGMLDIVSYVPLANLITPHHTDEEERRFIQHGSHFDFVIYHIMDKSLVLAIEVDGYAFHTQEKQKRRDGLKNKICQQYHIPLLRLNTTESQEEERIKKALENVLNFKTQDNLKLY from the coding sequence ATGATGGATATTGAAAAATTTCTTGTTCTTATTAAAAATGAGGATAAAACAACAGAAATCAAGAGTATCAATCTTATTGATGATAAATTTGAAGTGTGTTTTTTAAATTCCCCCAAATCCTATTATTATAAAGAATCTAGCATTGTCTTTCTTGCAAACCCAAAGACACTTGATAGAGAAAATTTTGATTTTTTCAATGTCAAGAAAATTCTACGCTTTGATAACTATTGCAAGGTGTTTTTCTTTGATGGAGAGATTCGATTGATTTGCTATAAAGATATGCCAGTCAAAAAGGACAATGCAAATAGCTCATATTTTGAGTATCTCCAAGAAATTGCAGGCATTGTGGGTATAAAGCCTGAAAAACCTGATGAACCTTCTAACACTGACGATCAAAAGCCCACTATGCTTCAAGACTTCTATAGCAAAATCAAAGATATGTCAAAAAAGTGTGCCTTTTATCCTTATCTTAATAGATTGCCCATCCAAAGCAGAGAAATAGCTTTAACTCTCTCTCCATTTGGACTTAATATTTCTCAATTTTTTGCTATCCAAAATGCGATGAAATCTCAAATTAGCGTGATTGAGGGACCTCCTGGAACTGGTAAAACCCAAAGTATCCTCAATATCATTGCCAATATTCTCTATGAAGGTAAAAATGTCGCTGTGCTTTCTAACAATAATAGTGCTACAAGAAATGTGTTTGAAAAATTAGAGCAGGAGGGGCTGGAGTATTTATGTGCAAATCTTGGCAAAAAAGAAAATGTTGAGAGTTTTATTGAGATGCAAGATAAAAGCACACCATATATTTTAAATGATATACAGAGGCTTGGCAAGGCACAAAGGGATAAAGAACATCAAAAACTTCAAGATCTTAATATTAAAGTGCAAGAAATCTTTCATCTCCAAGAGCATATTGCACTCCAAAAAAATCTACTCTATGAGCTTGAACTTGAGTTTAAATATTTCAAAAATCAAATGCCCCTCCCACCCCTCTATGTTACAAAATTACAAAAACATTCCAAGAAACTTCTCCTCTCCAAAATTGCATTACAAGAATGCAAATATAGATTCTTGAGATTTTTGCTTGTGTGCAAATTATGCTTTATTGGGCGTATAGGAAATTGGGCATTTTACAAGCAATCACCAGAGGAAATAACCAGAGCTTTTGAATATGCCTATTATAAGCAAAAAATCAGAGAGATAGAAGAGGATTTAAGCAGGAATGCTGATAAACTCAAAAAGCTTCAAAAGCAAGATATTCTCAAAAAACTCACCTCTATCTCCAAAACACTCTTATTTTCTTATCTCAAAAATAACTACCAAAAACCCCCAAGTTTTGATGAAAAACAGATTTATAGCAAACCACAAGAATTTTGCAAAAACTATCCTATTATTTTTAGCACCACACATTCTATTAGGCGTTGTTTTGACTTTAGGGAGTTTTTATTAGATTATATTATTGTTGATGAATCCTCCCAAGTGGATTTGGTGACAGGTTCTCTAGCATTGCTGTGTGCTAAAAATATCGTGGTTGTAGGGGATAGCAAGCAATTGCCCAATGTCATCACTAGCCAAGATTGCGACAAAATTAAAGCCATTGAGAAAAACTACACACTCCCACAAAATTTCCATTATCTTTCTCATTCTTTTTTAAGCTCTATCATTGCATCATTTACCAATCTCCCCAAAACATTACTTAAGGAGCATTATCGTTGCCATCCTAAAATCATTAATTTCTGCAATAAAAGATTCTATGGTAATGAACTTGTTATTCTTAGTGATGAAAGAGAAGATGAACCAGCTTTAGAAGTTATTTATACAGAGAGGGGTAATCACGCTAGAGGAATGCACAATCAAAGAGAAGCCGATGTTGTTTGCAATGAAGTATTGCCCAAACTAAAATACCCACCTAATGATATAGGCATTATTGCACCCTATAGAGAGCAGGTTGCTTGTATTAATGAGTGTATCAAAAAATATGCTTCTTTAGAGATTCAAGTCGATACCGTTCATAGTTATCAAGGCAGAGAAAAAGAAGTAATTATTCTCACAACAACAGCCAATGAAAATAATCCCTTCATTGATGATCCCAAACTCCTCAATGTCGCAATCACAAGAGCAAAGAAAAGATTTATTCTTATCACTTCCAAAACATTCACACAGACACAAAGCAATGTTAGTGATTTTGTGAGATATATCACCTATCATAAGGGAGAAATTAAAACAAGCAATATCAAATCCATCTTTGATCTTTTGTATAAAGCCAATGCAAAAGCAAGAGAGGATTATCTCAAAGGCAGGAAAAGAATTTCGGCATTTGATTCTGAAAATCTTGTTTATATTGTGATTCAAAGGGTATTAGAGAATCACTATAAAGGAATGCTTGATATTGTCTCTTATGTCCCACTTGCCAACCTCATTACCCCTCATCACACCGATGAAGAAGAGAGGCGATTCATTCAGCACGGGAGTCATTTTGATTTTGTTATCTATCATATTATGGATAAATCTCTTGTGCTTGCCATTGAGGTAGATGGCTATGCATTCCACACACAAGAAAAACAAAAAAGACGCGATGGGCTCAAAAATAAGATTTGCCAGCAATATCACATCCCCCTTTTGCGTTTAAACACCACAGAAAGCCAAGAGGAAGAGCGTATCAAGAAGGCATTAGAAAATGTGCTAAATTTTAAGACCCAAGATAACTTAAAACTTTATTAG
- a CDS encoding AAA family ATPase codes for MEFSKQQREIFQGCLKEFVRQVDQCVGKYESKVTKAIQKAEEAIKEKSDKVLRDLNYICHPRFGSGNLSKNPSISFYRQDLFGATKVNGEKPSLQMGVYIWFGYLHKEGTYCLKFAFPEADINNSRCKAVNQMEQEGILEESGGYIFKWEELKLDEITDRFLELADYFNKFLAEGFEAEFLSNEEAKKQILDFRKKWSKERIEKMGWEDYNNKNGTSFFAELENLKGIQAQTKQSSAIDPNGDSDKNKEKFEKIKKCLLQIIDKGATDDKEIEMPDELGSNPNTKNYFPWKIAFIYQNFDSPSVCPFFTKNYLEDIARKMNVQGSDCKDLHRNIITQANLENLDDLLSFYQDNKDIQNKEEKTKNTQNKEQAMKQPLNQILYGPPGTGKTYHTINRALKILGVKTSSREEAKEEFDKYCENGQIEFVTFHQSYGYEEFVEGIKPKLIEAVSNSIESNAMEYEIKNGIFKEICKRALENYQDSFVLIIDEINRGNISKIFGELITLIEPSKRIGESEALRVQLPYSQESFGVPSNLYIIGTMNTADRSITTLDTALRRRFEFVEMMPQPDKLKDIKINDDKGNDTGIKLDEMLTKMNQRIEFLLDREKTIGHTFLLEVKTLNELKNVFQNKIIPLLQEYFYNDYAFIYAVLNGNKMIEKVKDEERLKIINCNGFQNLEINIEDKAIYSIASFEKPLWNDSQNYINIYNTQKTDETSNLPDH; via the coding sequence ATGGAATTTAGCAAACAACAGCGAGAGATTTTTCAAGGGTGCCTTAAAGAGTTTGTTAGGCAAGTGGATCAGTGTGTTGGAAAATATGAAAGTAAAGTAACAAAAGCAATTCAAAAAGCAGAAGAGGCAATAAAGGAAAAATCAGATAAGGTTTTGAGAGATTTAAATTATATTTGTCACCCACGTTTTGGAAGTGGAAATTTAAGTAAAAATCCCTCTATCTCTTTTTATCGTCAAGATTTGTTTGGAGCAACAAAAGTCAATGGCGAAAAGCCATCTTTGCAAATGGGTGTATATATTTGGTTTGGCTATTTGCACAAAGAAGGCACTTACTGCCTCAAATTTGCTTTTCCTGAAGCAGACATCAACAACTCTCGTTGCAAAGCCGTGAATCAAATGGAACAAGAAGGTATCTTGGAGGAATCAGGGGGCTATATCTTTAAGTGGGAAGAACTTAAATTAGATGAAATTACAGATAGATTTTTAGAACTTGCAGATTACTTCAACAAATTTTTGGCAGAGGGTTTTGAAGCAGAATTTCTATCAAACGAAGAGGCAAAGAAACAAATCCTAGATTTTAGAAAAAAATGGAGCAAAGAAAGAATAGAGAAAATGGGGTGGGAAGACTACAATAATAAAAATGGAACATCATTTTTTGCCGAACTTGAAAACCTAAAAGGAATTCAAGCACAAACAAAACAAAGCAGTGCAATTGATCCAAATGGAGATTCAGACAAGAATAAAGAAAAGTTTGAAAAGATTAAAAAATGCCTCTTACAAATCATTGATAAGGGTGCTACAGATGACAAAGAGATTGAAATGCCTGATGAGTTGGGGTCAAATCCTAATACAAAAAACTATTTTCCTTGGAAAATAGCATTCATCTATCAAAATTTTGATTCACCATCTGTCTGTCCGTTTTTCACCAAAAACTATTTAGAAGACATTGCGAGAAAAATGAATGTGCAGGGTTCAGATTGCAAGGACCTGCACCGCAATATCATTACACAAGCAAATCTTGAAAATCTTGATGATTTGCTCTCCTTTTATCAAGACAACAAAGACATTCAAAATAAGGAGGAAAAAACAAAAAACACGCAAAATAAGGAACAAGCAATGAAACAACCTCTCAATCAAATCCTCTATGGACCTCCGGGAACAGGCAAAACCTATCACACAATCAATAGGGCATTAAAGATTTTGGGCGTAAAAACAAGCTCTAGAGAAGAGGCAAAAGAGGAGTTTGATAAGTATTGTGAGAATGGGCAAATCGAGTTTGTGACATTCCACCAAAGCTATGGTTATGAGGAATTTGTCGAGGGGATTAAGCCTAAGCTTATAGAGGCAGTTTCTAATTCTATAGAATCTAATGCTATGGAATATGAAATCAAGAATGGAATTTTCAAAGAGATATGCAAGAGGGCATTAGAAAATTATCAAGATTCTTTTGTTCTTATCATTGATGAAATCAATCGTGGAAATATTAGCAAGATTTTTGGAGAGCTTATTACCCTCATTGAGCCAAGCAAACGCATAGGTGAAAGCGAGGCTTTGAGAGTGCAGTTGCCCTATAGTCAAGAATCTTTTGGTGTGCCAAGCAATCTTTATATCATCGGAACGATGAATACAGCAGATCGTAGCATCACCACACTAGATACTGCATTACGCAGACGCTTTGAGTTTGTAGAGATGATGCCTCAACCTGATAAATTAAAAGATATTAAGATTAATGATGACAAAGGAAATGATACAGGAATCAAGCTAGATGAAATGCTTACAAAGATGAATCAACGCATAGAATTTTTGCTTGATCGTGAAAAAACAATCGGACATACATTTTTGCTTGAAGTAAAAACTCTCAATGAGCTTAAAAATGTGTTTCAAAACAAAATTATTCCTTTGCTTCAAGAGTATTTTTATAATGATTATGCTTTTATTTACGCCGTGCTAAATGGTAATAAAATGATTGAAAAAGTCAAGGATGAAGAGCGTTTAAAAATTATAAATTGCAACGGCTTTCAAAATCTTGAAATTAATATTGAAGACAAAGCCATTTATAGCATTGCCTCATTTGAAAAGCCACTTTGGAATGATTCTCAAAATTATATTAATATCTACAACACTCAAAAAACCGATGAAACCTCTAATCTACCCGATCATTGA
- the tatB gene encoding Sec-independent protein translocase protein TatB, which yields MFGMGFFEIFVVVVIAIIFLGPEKLPGAMIDLAKFFRAVKKTMDDAKSSIDQELNIAELKKEALQYKESIAKNLDEINADTRFDTFDSPLDVSQDTKPPLPKEPNTPSSQSNQTHTTPHQPEEIGYKKDPTNV from the coding sequence ATGTTTGGAATGGGATTTTTTGAGATTTTTGTGGTGGTTGTGATTGCGATTATTTTTTTGGGACCAGAGAAACTTCCCGGTGCGATGATTGATTTGGCGAAATTTTTTAGAGCAGTCAAAAAAACAATGGATGATGCAAAATCTAGTATTGATCAAGAGCTAAATATCGCCGAACTCAAAAAAGAAGCCTTGCAATACAAAGAATCCATCGCCAAAAACCTCGATGAGATCAACGCCGATACAAGATTTGACACCTTTGACTCACCTCTAGATGTGTCTCAAGATACCAAGCCCCCTCTCCCAAAAGAGCCAAACACACCAAGCTCACAAAGCAACCAAACACATACCACTCCACATCAGCCTGAAGAAATTGGCTACAAAAAGGATCCTACAAATGTTTGA
- a CDS encoding virulence RhuM family protein, whose amino-acid sequence MQNDIILYTTQDEKVKVELYALGESVYLSQDSIAKLFDTSKQNISLHIKNIFEDMELREESVVKEYLTTATDGKQYKVKFYSLEMILAIGFRVRSKRGVQFRKWANENLQSYLQKGFLIDSNRLKNPNGRTDYFDELLEQIRDIRASEKRFYQKVRDLFALSVDYDSTDKATQMFFAQTQNKLLYAITHQTASEIIYQRANADALNMGLTSWKGKVVRKGDILIAKNYLKEEELDSLNRLVNVFLESAELRVKDNKTLSMDFWRENVDLLIKFQGKELLKGNGSISQEAMESFAYEQYARFDFKRKEQRKALANQQDEDEIDTIYKELQAKSRH is encoded by the coding sequence ATGCAAAATGACATCATTCTCTACACTACGCAAGATGAAAAGGTAAAAGTCGAGCTGTATGCACTAGGAGAGAGTGTGTATCTTAGTCAAGATTCTATTGCCAAACTTTTTGACACCTCCAAACAAAACATCTCTTTGCACATCAAAAATATCTTTGAAGATATGGAATTAAGGGAAGAATCAGTTGTCAAGGAATACTTGACAACTGCCACAGATGGCAAGCAATATAAGGTTAAATTCTACTCTTTGGAAATGATTTTAGCCATAGGTTTTAGGGTTAGAAGCAAAAGGGGCGTGCAGTTCCGCAAATGGGCTAATGAAAATCTGCAAAGTTATTTGCAAAAAGGCTTCTTGATTGATAGCAATAGACTCAAAAATCCAAATGGACGCACAGATTATTTTGATGAGCTTTTAGAACAGATTAGAGATATTAGAGCGAGTGAAAAAAGGTTTTATCAAAAGGTGCGTGATTTGTTTGCCTTGAGCGTGGATTATGATTCGACAGATAAGGCGACACAAATGTTTTTTGCACAAACCCAAAATAAGCTTTTGTATGCCATTACTCATCAAACTGCTAGTGAGATTATCTATCAAAGAGCAAATGCCGATGCACTCAATATGGGGCTTACAAGCTGGAAAGGCAAGGTGGTGAGAAAGGGCGATATTTTGATTGCCAAAAACTATCTCAAAGAAGAGGAGCTTGATAGCCTCAATCGCTTGGTAAATGTGTTTTTGGAATCTGCTGAACTTAGAGTAAAAGATAACAAAACGCTTAGTATGGACTTTTGGAGAGAAAATGTGGATTTGCTCATTAAATTTCAAGGCAAAGAGCTTTTAAAGGGCAATGGGAGTATCTCTCAAGAAGCAATGGAGAGTTTTGCTTATGAACAATATGCACGCTTTGATTTTAAACGCAAAGAGCAGAGAAAAGCCCTAGCCAATCAACAAGATGAAGATGAAATTGATACAATTTACAAAGAATTACAAGCGAAATCAAGGCACTAA
- a CDS encoding tRNA 2-thiocytidine biosynthesis TtcA family protein, protein MEKQDIEISKKILRITGQTNAQFDLIKEGDRILLGLSGGKDSILLATLLARLKKYAPFNFEFKALTVDYGRGGEYDYIFEYCEQNNIPYELYRTDIYKILEENRREGTIYCSFCSRMRRGALYSKALEGNYNKIALAHHLDDAAESFMMNLSYNGALRSMPPIYQAENGLWVIRPLIFVREAQIIDFIAKNNIYIAPDCNCPINWQKDDKKPFAREKTKQMLKELEKFNPNFFTSLKVALGNVHTKSLFDPKFLDQQD, encoded by the coding sequence ATGGAAAAACAAGACATCGAGATTAGCAAAAAAATCTTAAGAATCACAGGGCAAACAAATGCACAATTTGATCTCATCAAAGAGGGGGATAGGATACTTTTGGGGCTAAGTGGGGGGAAGGATTCTATACTTCTAGCGACACTTTTGGCAAGATTGAAAAAATACGCACCTTTTAATTTTGAATTCAAGGCATTAACCGTTGATTATGGGAGGGGAGGGGAGTATGATTATATCTTTGAATATTGTGAGCAAAACAATATTCCCTATGAGCTCTATCGCACTGATATTTACAAAATCTTAGAGGAGAATCGTCGTGAGGGGACGATTTATTGTAGTTTTTGCTCCAGAATGCGTAGGGGTGCTTTGTATTCCAAGGCACTTGAGGGCAATTACAACAAAATCGCCCTTGCACATCATCTCGATGATGCAGCTGAAAGCTTTATGATGAATCTTAGCTATAACGGTGCTTTGCGTTCTATGCCCCCGATTTATCAAGCAGAGAATGGATTGTGGGTAATCCGCCCTTTGATTTTTGTAAGAGAGGCACAAATCATAGACTTCATTGCTAAAAACAATATCTACATCGCACCAGATTGCAACTGCCCTATTAATTGGCAAAAAGATGACAAAAAGCCATTTGCAAGAGAAAAAACCAAACAAATGCTCAAAGAATTAGAAAAATTCAATCCTAATTTTTTCACCTCTTTGAAAGTGGCATTGGGGAATGTCCATACAAAAAGCCTCTTTGATCCGAAATTTTTAGACCAACAGGACTGA
- a CDS encoding outer membrane beta-barrel protein encodes MRKVLSLLVASLAFCAVAQAKWFVGIEAGYAVQSDYGLSDSNIKMALPWIDATPEAIRNGTRGYSLGASLGYEGFYWKYVGTRNGLGVGYTSIYSQGFAEHAESFQAESFSDLMVNFFHNGSSSVGVFVGVGVVYNYVLSRFEDSEDVTHVLDVGWRMGVSTMLDNHHRVDLIAKLPSASIGLDSGFDRLDSFARTSFVVGYRYIF; translated from the coding sequence ATGAGAAAAGTATTGAGCTTGTTGGTGGCTTCATTGGCTTTTTGTGCAGTTGCTCAGGCGAAATGGTTTGTTGGTATCGAGGCGGGATATGCCGTGCAGTCTGACTATGGGTTGAGTGATAGCAATATCAAGATGGCACTTCCTTGGATTGATGCGACTCCCGAAGCGATACGCAATGGGACGCGTGGCTATAGCCTTGGTGCAAGTTTGGGGTATGAGGGGTTTTATTGGAAGTATGTTGGGACACGCAATGGGCTTGGTGTTGGCTACACTTCTATCTACTCTCAAGGGTTTGCAGAACACGCAGAATCTTTTCAGGCAGAATCTTTTAGTGATTTGATGGTCAATTTCTTTCACAATGGAAGTTCTAGTGTGGGTGTTTTTGTCGGAGTGGGCGTGGTTTATAATTATGTTTTGTCTAGATTTGAAGATTCTGAAGATGTGACTCATGTTTTGGATGTGGGTTGGCGTATGGGGGTTAGCACGATGCTTGACAATCACCACAGAGTTGATCTGATAGCAAAACTCCCTAGTGCTTCTATCGGTTTAGATTCAGGTTTTGATAGACTAGATTCTTTTGCACGCACAAGTTTTGTGGTGGGTTATCGGTATATTTTTTGA
- the tatC gene encoding twin-arginine translocase subunit TatC: MFENLKPHIQDLRKRLVISSLTLIVVFVLCFSFWEYLFALIKVPLDQAFASSVKGKLVQLSPAEGVFTAMKVSFFASLVISMPVIFWQMWLFVAPGLYKHEKMVVLPFVFFASIMFAIGASFAYFVVFPFVIKYILMFGNTQFDSNISVESYVTFFTRLILGFGIAFELPVLSYFLAKVGLITDQTLIGFFKYAIVIIFIISAVITPPDVLSQFFMAIPLMGLYGLSILIAKCVNPASKEEE; the protein is encoded by the coding sequence ATGTTTGAAAATCTCAAACCCCATATTCAAGATTTACGCAAACGCTTAGTCATCTCATCGCTGACTTTGATTGTCGTTTTTGTCTTGTGTTTTTCATTTTGGGAATATCTTTTTGCACTGATCAAAGTGCCTCTAGATCAAGCGTTTGCCTCAAGTGTCAAAGGCAAACTTGTGCAACTCTCTCCTGCTGAGGGAGTATTTACAGCGATGAAAGTCAGTTTTTTTGCCTCTCTTGTGATCTCAATGCCTGTGATTTTTTGGCAGATGTGGCTTTTTGTCGCCCCCGGATTATACAAGCACGAAAAAATGGTCGTTTTGCCATTTGTGTTTTTTGCAAGTATTATGTTTGCCATTGGTGCGAGTTTCGCCTATTTTGTCGTGTTTCCTTTTGTGATTAAATATATTTTGATGTTTGGAAATACGCAATTTGATTCTAATATCAGCGTGGAGAGTTATGTGACTTTTTTTACGCGACTTATTCTTGGTTTTGGTATCGCCTTTGAGCTCCCTGTATTGAGCTATTTTTTGGCAAAAGTCGGGCTCATCACAGATCAAACCCTGATCGGATTTTTCAAATACGCTATTGTGATTATTTTCATCATCTCTGCGGTGATCACCCCTCCTGATGTCCTCTCACAATTCTTTATGGCGATCCCACTGATGGGGCTTTATGGGCTATCTATCTTGATTGCCAAATGCGTCAATCCCGCTTCCAAAGAAGAAGAATGA
- a CDS encoding McrC family protein, with protein MKPLIYPIIEYQSFGVDDIAKKLQSDKDRARRFFESLGDFAKGKGNGKFLRFDGVSRLKAQNHVGVIQTRYGTLEILPKCFDQDTQEGLPKYTKEALQKSYKVENFVTQNFETSQDNNQSAKALLITFLKTLKDLPFKLSQTASLDTSKIPLLDIFIQNFCREFAILYQKGIRHDYVSIQENFTYLKGKLLFKEQMSQNLIHKERFFIETDAYLADIAQNRIIKSTLLFLKTRATSARTRFEVQKSLELFENIPPSQNIDKDFEQCKGLRHFSYYEKILAWCKVFLYKKSFTSSSGKEQNFALLFSMEKLFESYVATMLTKNNPNLFIKLQTQSQFLIKNNNEPLFALKPDMLVKDKGEIKILDTKWKILDGSSDERKCGVSQADLYQMWAYACSYQAKEVWIIYPLCEKTKAIQKQEREWCFEASRYLSFCTQENKDTQSVQVKILFAPLGT; from the coding sequence ATGAAACCTCTAATCTACCCGATCATTGAGTATCAATCCTTTGGGGTTGATGACATCGCAAAAAAATTGCAAAGTGACAAAGATAGAGCAAGGCGTTTTTTTGAATCACTAGGGGACTTTGCCAAAGGCAAAGGCAATGGAAAATTTTTGAGATTTGATGGTGTAAGCAGACTCAAAGCCCAAAATCATGTAGGAGTGATTCAAACTCGCTATGGCACACTAGAGATTTTGCCTAAATGCTTTGATCAGGACACACAAGAGGGTTTGCCCAAATACACAAAGGAGGCATTGCAAAAAAGCTATAAAGTTGAGAATTTTGTAACTCAAAACTTTGAAACATCTCAAGATAACAATCAATCTGCAAAAGCACTTCTTATCACCTTTCTTAAAACCTTGAAAGATTTGCCTTTCAAACTATCACAAACTGCTTCTTTGGATACGAGCAAAATACCCCTTTTGGATATTTTTATTCAAAACTTTTGCAGAGAGTTTGCAATCCTCTATCAAAAAGGAATCCGTCACGATTATGTGAGCATACAGGAGAATTTCACCTACCTCAAAGGCAAATTGCTTTTCAAAGAACAGATGAGTCAAAATCTCATTCACAAAGAGCGTTTTTTCATAGAAACTGATGCATATCTTGCAGATATTGCACAAAATAGGATTATCAAATCTACGCTTTTATTTCTCAAAACTAGAGCCACTTCTGCTAGGACACGCTTTGAAGTCCAAAAATCCCTTGAGCTTTTTGAGAATATCCCTCCTAGTCAAAATATAGACAAAGATTTTGAGCAATGCAAGGGCTTGAGGCATTTCTCCTATTATGAAAAAATTCTAGCGTGGTGCAAAGTCTTTTTGTATAAGAAGTCTTTCACTTCCTCTAGTGGCAAAGAGCAAAATTTCGCCTTGCTTTTTTCAATGGAAAAACTTTTTGAATCCTATGTGGCTACGATGCTTACAAAAAACAATCCTAATCTTTTTATCAAGCTTCAAACACAAAGTCAATTTCTTATCAAAAATAACAATGAGCCACTTTTCGCACTTAAGCCTGATATGTTGGTAAAGGACAAAGGGGAGATAAAAATCCTTGATACCAAGTGGAAGATTTTGGATGGCTCAAGTGATGAGAGAAAATGTGGAGTCTCTCAAGCTGATTTGTATCAAATGTGGGCTTATGCCTGCTCTTACCAAGCCAAAGAAGTTTGGATTATCTATCCTTTGTGTGAAAAAACAAAAGCAATCCAAAAGCAAGAGAGAGAATGGTGTTTTGAAGCAAGTCGCTATTTGAGTTTTTGCACTCAAGAAAACAAAGACACTCAAAGTGTGCAGGTTAAGATTCTCTTTGCCCCTTTAGGAACTTAA